TGAGGATGAAAAGGAGCCGCGTGTGGGCTTGCTTTAGGGTACCCATCGGCGATTCTTGCCTGCGGTCGTCCAAATTCTGGACGATCCCCTCGCACTTCACCCAAAATTCGTCCGCAGACATCTCCGCGCATTTTTGGGCTATCACTAGGAGGTCCTCCAAAGGCACCCTCCACTCCGGATGCACGCCTGCGGCCTTCTCGAGCATGCCCACCAAATCCCCTGCGTAGACGCCGAGCTCCGAATCGACTTCTTCTTTCAAGCGGTCGAACTTCGACCGTATAACACTCATCAATTCCTACAAGAACAATACATCGACGTAACAACGCGCACAGAAAATTGATTCCGAAATGAACGAATAGTCTCAAAAGCGAATAAATGGGTGTGCTACTTCGGGGCTGCTGAGGCCGCGGAGCTTGCGCATGGGGAGGTGGTGGGGCCCCTTGGCGTTGAGCTCGTGCGAGAAGCTCTTGACGTCCGCAGGGCCCTTCTTGCGCCGGCCGCTCGTGGCGCGGATGATGGCACGGAAACGCGGCGACTCCATCTCCCTGGCAGCATCAAACTTCACGCGATGAGCCGCGCCGCCACTGCCACTGCcactgctgctgccgccgccctGTCAGGCATTACATCAAACACCTTACCTACAATCccaaaaatcatgcaaaaaagAAAGCATGATTGGAGagcaaaagaaacaaaaccTAGGGCaaattgtagagagagaaatgggttTTCGCTCTTACCTCCATTGTAGAAGGAAATGTGCGTGTTTTATGTTGAGATCTGAGGGGGGAGGTGGGGAATTGGAATTGGTCTAGGGCGTTtactctcccaaaaaaaaattaaaaaaaaacttggaaataaattttatttaaaggaAAAATTAATCGATCACAAAAGAGACCCAAAAgagatccaaaaaaaaaaaaagtaattaaattaaatacaaaatatatatatataaaaaaatccctctctttctcttcgtTCTCCATAgattctcttctcctctcctctatttcttttttttgacctttttctctctactacaaaaaaaaaaaaggaatgacaCGTGGCATGAGTACATTGGGCAGCGTCGAGAACCTACTAAATGAGAAACTGCCACGTGGCAATTCGGAGGTACGTTACTTTGCACCGGGGAATAGAGTACCCAACGACAAAAACGGCCGTGTTGTGTTTTACccatcataataataataataataataattattattattaattattattattattattattattcccaACCattatgaaaaaaagaaaagtaaaaatgcatggagaaacctcaactatattccattttgaaataagtgcctcaactctatttttttcagaattaaatgattttaataaaaaagtagaaGTTTTAACAAATTCATCAGTGATTCCATTAAATTGAATGATTATCAattatttttagcaaataaaactagacTAACTAATGactaataactaataaaattattaaatttgataaattttttactgaACTAACCatgaaaactcaaataaaaaaaaaagtagaagttTAGGAGcactaaggccctgtttggatggatagttaaaaaactccatgaaatttttattctgtgattttggtctaaatgaaatacgaaattctataactacaaaaaaattccacagctttacttttaagctgtttggatacatatcatacaattccacagtatttataacaattagatttctaaaattttaaaattcaaaattcaaaatttaaaaataaaattttaaaaattaaaattcaaaattcaaaatataaaattaaaattaaaattaaaaattaaaaaattaaattagattttatgttttaaatttgaaatttggaatttggaatttgaaatttaaaatttgaaatttgaaactttaaattttaaaatttaaagtataccatttaaactttaaaatttgaaatttaaaaaatgttataattaaaattttaaattaaattaataattttaaatttaaatttaaacttaagttttaaatttaaatttgaaaatgaaaattaaaattaaaaattaataaatttggaaatttgaaattttgaatttgaacttttttaaatgtttgaaattttgaaatttggactttttgaaatttgagaatttgaaatttgaaatttgaaatttggaaatttaaaatgttgaaaGTGAATATTGAAAGTTCGAAATTGAATGTGAATTtaacatttgaaatttgaatttttgaaatgtgaatttaaatttcgaaatttaaatttaaaattacaaatcaaaatttgaatttgaagaaattgaacttgatttgaataatttgaaatgattttgaaatttgaatttgaattatttgaaaGTTGAATGTTGGACAGTTGGAATGATTTGATAATttgattgaaatttgaaattgaaatttgcttaaaaaatttgaaatttgaattctgaaaatttgaaatttgaactttttaaaatttaaaatttgaaatttaaaatcaaaattaaaatttaattttaaaattaatttaaaattttatgttgaaatttaaaatttaaaaattgatacatctttgggagcccaaaatggtggaattttttttttcctttggttaaagtggattgtaagtttacttcattttttagaatatagtataactatactccaaaaattattattattatttttttcttccaaacgcttcataggattattttcctaccggCATAGcgtagtttaactatgctacgtttttagaggtatccaaaccgggcctaaataaaaaaataaaagttcagggtgtttccatacattttcagaaatataaaaaagtccatatttttttattatttatttaatttttaattatttataacaggatgtatatatatatatatatatatatataggtgtgcATCTTTTGTGACTCTCCACTACTATAAGCCTCAGCTATTATGAGTTGTCCCAGGACATTAATAAAATGATTAAAGCAAGTATATAATGAGAAGAGATTTGGGATTTGCTTGAAccagaaatattaattttatataagttgcatgaattttttttaacctttttcaaCCTTGTCTTTCTTCTCctgaaaattcaatttaaatgtGTTTTTGATAGGTTAAATTGCAAAAAATtggacccaaatttgaatactatatatatatatatatatagtcatagagagagagtaaagctCCTCTGCTTTAAAGTATAGAAGCTCAACTTGCTATTTTTTAACCGTTGGATTGCCTCGAGATTTGTTCAGCATTAGTAAAAGAGGATTTGATGGAACACACCATTAATAATACTGCATGGATCTTGCGGCGATTCGacggataaaaaattacaaatacaaatgcttctgtacttttaaaagcataagtgCTCAATTTATAAGTTCAGTAGGCTGTCTGAACtcatatcattttttataaCCTTAGTATTGGATGTGTCCCACATGATTTATTCAaggcgatctataaagatacaatCGGACTATTTAAGTCGATCCATAAAAGTACGGTAGATCGAATGGTTAGGATGTATTTGGACACGTTCTTGATGAACGGATGTAATTTAACATTCTtacatcaagttatatataaatatgtaatatacgggagtcccggtctaaccctaatttaattttttgtgacggctccatctccggggaTGAGGGAATTAAACTCGAAACGTCCTGCTCACTTGCAAATTACGAACGAGGACGAACCGCGAGCAAAAATCGCCGCCTATAAATCAGGTatagaaatcgaaatcatgacAGAATGTACGATCTTAATTTCTAATAAAGTTTCCACACTCAAATTATAAAGATTTTTGTGAGATTATTAGAATTGTATTTGGTGTTAATTTTAATACTAGTTTAAAATAACTTAGGAGTTGTTTGGCTCCTTGAAATGTATGAATTTTGTttgacaaaaattattttttatagttttctgTCCATTTAGTCTTAAAgaaaactagattttttttaattattttttccagATTTCAATAttacattttttgtttttcaaaaatttttggaaaatGAAATTATCAGTTTTCcataaaatctaataatttttttttcaacaaaacTATTGTTACATGGATTCAAAAGagattttttcatgaaaaatatgtttctcaaaaaacttttttttttaatgctttttCTAGAAACCAAACAATCCTTTTGCTAATAAAGTAGAATATGTGAGCACTTTATAGAAGAGGGTTAAATGCACCATTATATATTCACCATCCTTTatccaattatttatttttaatctccaagctttaatttttgtaattgaATTTATAACCTTTATTAGTAacttcaattaaatttttgttgtgAAAAAAACTTGTTAAGTGAACactaaattataagaaattcaTGGTGAAAAGCACAAAGAGTATAGACTAAAATGAAATTCAAGTTAGAGTTTGAGGAAAAAGATTGTAATTAGCAATAAGGTGCAACTATGTATGCAAAGCTATAGATAATTGTAGAATTTGGGTttagcctaaaaaaaaaaaattaaacaaactaaAATTCACATCAATGTTAAAAATAGAAGCTCCCTTAATGTTcatcataataataatcaaacaaaagaacaattaatttattaggAGTAATAAACCATCTTCTACAAATGTTTATCTATAAGTTACAACAaacttataaattaaataaaattagcagATGAATTTTCTCAGTCTGTATCCactgattaattaaataaaatttgccTCAGGGCGTgttttcccttaaaaaaaaaaaaaaagttacaacaAACAATTACATTTCATCGGCTAAAATTTTGCTATCACTACCTAAATTTTAACTACATTATGCATTAACTTATAAGATTAGAGTTGAGCTactgtatttttaaaagcacgAAAATATTTGTGTTTGTCACTTTTTAGCTGTCGGATCGCCTCAAGATTCATGCATCATTATTAACGGCGTATTCcattaaattctttttattagtACTGCACCAATCTTGAAACGATTTGatggctaaaaaattataaatacagatattcatgtgcttttaaaagcttttaaaagcataaaagctcaataatataaatttatatgattcCATGAGTActttaaatgttaaattatgattaaaaaaaCCTTCTAAAAAAACAATTATGCAACGTGGCAGCCACATTGTAACggtaattaaaatttcaaaggcCTGATGGAAAGTTGATGCCTGATAATTAATTGtaataaattgataatttagatgataaaatttattttttttaaaaaaaaattattattgaaaattACAGTGGAATCAAAGTTAAAATCCActttataaaaattagatttgagAGAGAGTTTCCGTCCAATGAGTGACGTCCACGTGGGCCTAGTAAAGTGAAAACTTTGTCCGATAAAATATTGCCACGTGGTGCGGGCTCACACTTTACAGTGGCATGATCGTGATTTTATACAACTACCCGCCTCTCCTTATAACCGCCATCCCCGTTACGCATCCTCTCCGCATTTGCATTTCGACCCTCGTTCTTCTTGTCGTAAGCGAATCACTCCACTTCGCTCTCCTCGTCTCCGATGTAGGGAAACCCTAGCCATGGCCGAGGAGACCCAAGAGGTCCACGACGATCGCGGCGCCGCGGCGACGCTCTCTCGAGCGCCCCTGAACGCCTCCACCAGCCGCCTCAACGCCGCCGCGCCGGCGTTCGTCccccgctccgccgccgccgccgccgccgcggcgccgcgCCACCGCGCCGCCAAGATCCACCGCGCCCTCGAGCTGCCTCTGGCGCCGCCGCATGCGGCCGCGATCCAAGCTTTTCCGGTGGCGGCGCCGCCACTGGGGCGTGCGATTCTTGTTCCGGTTCCGAACCACGGGGCGTTCGAGTACTACGATGAGGAGTTCGAGGTCGCCGCCCGTGTGGCGGCGGAGCCGAGCACCGCTCCGCCCCCCGAGGAAGGGCTCCCGGAGGCGGTGATCCGAAAGATCAAGAAACAGGTGATGTAATTTTATCTTTCCATACATATTTCTCGTCGTTTTTGTAGATTAGAGTACTAATTAGAGATGCTTTGGTGTTTAATTTGTTATCTACTTGAGCATGTTGTTCACTTTTACTGTAATTCATGGACCACGGTATATgcatttctcctctctctctctctctctctctctctctctctctctctctctctctcttaagatGGTAGGTGAATTTTTATGAGTATTATATTTGTTTGATCTTGATAATATGATCTTGATGAGtggtttcttttctttcacatTATAtactaactttttttaattttctttttttttttatgcattgtTCTCTTTGAATTGTTGTGTTGGTAGTTGATACACTTCAGATAGTTGGTATCTCCAATGTTGCTTATAACAAGAAGCTGTTAAATCTTGTTTTGTAACACCCATTTCTGTAGAGATATATAATTCATTACTTTCTTTTAGTTTACAACTTTTTAGCGAGTTCTATGACATTCATCTTCGTAGAATGGTTTCTTTGTGTTGGGTATATTAAATTAGAGTCAATGCCTTTTATAAATGTTTGCTGGATTCTTAAATTAGAGTTGATGCCTTTTACGTGCTTCTTGAGGGAGAAATGTTTCACTCTAGTGTATATTACCTCTTTCACCGATTACCAATATAAGATGGTGCTAAAAGAGAAGTGTGAATTGCTTTGTATTATTGAGTAGTGCTATAATACAACTGATAACACTGGCATTATGCTTTTCTTTGTTAGTGAAGGAAATAATTAACTGATCTTGTTTCATTAGTTTTAGGAGTATCTTTTTGTTAGGAAAATGAATAGGATGCCATAAATCGcctatttattttacaaaagctATTGCAaaagaattaattatatatatttgtattaatattaatattatatgggTTCTGATGAAGTGACCTCTAATAAGTCAAGCCAAGAATGTTCAAGATATGACGTTGCACATAGCTCTCATCAGCTCTTGAAAAAGGTTAACCAAAAGAGAACTATGTCTCATTTCTAATTAACCTGATTTTCTATGTTGCTGACAGTTTCTAtgattatcttatttatttaattgtaCACCTCTATGCTAGCTTTACGGTTTAGTAAATTACATTTTAGCACTTGAAATTTTAGAGTAAAAGGTAATTACCAAAGTAGGAACTATTAGTTCTTGAACATTTTGCCAGCATACATATGTAATACGTACAGTTCTCTATCAAAATGTCTGTTTGATATTTCTTTGTCATCTGTTGCTTACTCCAGTATCCCATATTTCTAAAAGTCTCTAAAAGTTTCATTTGATATATCACAGGTAGAATATTACTTCAGTGATGCAAATTTGGCTACAACCGAAATTTTGATGAGGTTCATCAGTAAAGATCCTGAGGGATTTGGTAATCTACTTTCTCCAgtaaagatatccaaaatttGAACAGTGATTGtgattttattgttttattctATTTGTCAATAATGTAATCTAGTatgttattttctatataataataagtgGAAGCTCTCTCTTTCATTGATTTTCTTTAGTTGTACCAAGAGCTTGAAGTGTGCTTCTTTCTTGTGTATAACACTCGATTATGACTCCCCTTCTCCTGGTGCAGTACCTATATCAGTAGTTGCATCGTTTAAGAAGATTAGGGCCTTGGTCCACGATAATTCTTTGCTTGCTGCTGCTTTAAGTACATCAACACAACTGGTAagcttttattttctgcataaTGTTCTTTTACCCTTCTGTAGTAATATGCACGATGCTCAATGATCTGCTAAAAATTGACTGTTGTTTAATACACCCAAGTGGCATCGACAAATGCATAAGTAACCATATCTTTTTCACGTGTGTTTCTGATTTTCATGTCTGTTTACTTAAAGCATGTCAGTGATGATGGAAAGAAAGTTAGACGCAAAAAACCTTTCACTGAGGCAGATCTTGAAGAAGTGCAGGTTAACATCTTATCAGGTTTTGATTTTAAGGGAATTATTACTTTACCTATTCAAGccaatattaattttctattttctttgttttttttttttttcttttagtcgCGTATCATCTTTGCTGAAAATTTACCGGAAAATCATTGTTACCAAAACCTTATGAGAGTGTTCTCAGCTGTTGGGAGGTATGAAGTTTTATGTTCAAATTAAAAGTTACGTATATCAATATAGGCACTTTATAAGCGAAGGATATGTTTTTTGTAGTGTGAAATCGATTCGTACTTGTTATCCACAAAACTCGGATGGTACAACTGCTGCAGTAAATAGGTCATCAAAGAATGATATGGTACTTTGTAACAAGGTACTGTTCAATTCAATGCGCTTATTATAGATGCGAGGTTATTCTACCTTGTTTTTAGCTAGAGagtgttattttttaattattgtttttatATAGAGTTAATAAGTTACAAGGTGAAATTTGATTCATAGACCGTTGAATT
This DNA window, taken from Ananas comosus cultivar F153 linkage group 5, ASM154086v1, whole genome shotgun sequence, encodes the following:
- the LOC109710821 gene encoding la-related protein 6B-like, with translation MAEETQEVHDDRGAAATLSRAPLNASTSRLNAAAPAFVPRSAAAAAAAAPRHRAAKIHRALELPLAPPHAAAIQAFPVAAPPLGRAILVPVPNHGAFEYYDEEFEVAARVAAEPSTAPPPEEGLPEAVIRKIKKQVEYYFSDANLATTEILMRFISKDPEGFVPISVVASFKKIRALVHDNSLLAAALSTSTQLHVSDDGKKVRRKKPFTEADLEEVQSRIIFAENLPENHCYQNLMRVFSAVGSVKSIRTCYPQNSDGTTAAVNRSSKNDMVLCNKVHAFVEYETVEDAKIAVNKLNGETNWRNGLRVRPLLDCMKHGTGRGRKDGHEGDGARDGDFINTINQPKEKQADDEAHFEHHDEENFVDKEGGTRRGRGQDRGGKCRGKGQHHHYSTNRNIGHAVGTPPLTHPMHPEHPTAATKQPPGPRMPDGTRGFTFGRGKPITNPISSS